GAGCCGGCCACGGTCCCACCCGCAGCGTCCCCCGACCTCTCGACACCGCCCGAGGAGAATCGATGACCGACCACCAGGCCGGAGCAGCTGTTCCGGAGCTGGCCCCCCGGCTGGACCAGCCACCCGCCCAGCCCACGTCGACCCCCGTCCTGCGCACCATCCTCCGCTACGGGTTGGTGCTCGCCGCCATCATCGCGGTGCTCGGGATGGTGCTCGGCGGCATCGGCGCCGGATGGATCGGGGTGACGAGTGCGTTGATCGGCACGACGATGGCGGCGGTGTTCCTCAGCGTCACCGCGCTCAGCATCCTGATCGCCAACCGCTTCATCGCCTCCGACCTCTTCGTCGGTCTGTTCTTCGGCATCGTTCTGGGGGGCTGGATCGTCAAGTTCGTGCTGTTCCTCGTGCTCGCGATCGTGCTGCGCGACCAGCCGTGGATCGACCCCGTGGTCCTCTTCCTCAGCCTCATCGCGGGGGTGATCGGCTCGCTCGTGATCGACGTCGTGGTGGTCGCCCGCTCGCGCATCCCCTACGTCAGCGACGCCCTGCTCCCCGGCGAGAAGCGCTGACGCGCATCCGATTGGGTGCGGCTTGAAAACTCTTGTAGAGTTGTCAGCGATCCTTCATCCGTCGTGTCCAGGCTGCATCGGGGCGCGAGAAGCGGGTGTCCACCGTTCGTCGTCGCGAGGGCTTTCAGCTCGACGCCCCGAAACAGGAGATAGCGCTGTTAGCTAACGCTGTGAACCTGCTGGTCCAGGCCGCAAGCTCCGATGATGGAAGCTTCCAGGGCCCCTCGATCAACGAGTTCTTCCCCCCAACCCTGTTCACCATCGACGGACTCGAGTTCAACCGCATCATCGTCGTCCGGCTCATCGCGCTGGTCGCCCTGATCCTGGTCTTCTGGCTCGGCACCCGCAGGATGAAGGTCGTCCCCGGCCGCTTCCAGTCGGTCGTCGAGATGGGCCTGGACTTCGTCCGCGTCAACATCGCGGAGGACCTGCTCGGCCGCAAGGACGGCCGCCGGTTCCTGCCGTTGCTGACCACGATCTTCTTCATGGTGCTGTTCTTCAACCTGACGGGCATCGTCCCGTTCCTGAACATCGCCGGAACCTCCGTCGTCGCGCTGCCGATGCTGCTGGCGATCGTCGCCTACATCGCGTTCATCTACGCGGGCATCCGGAAGAGCCCGAAGAACTTCTTCAAGAACGCCCTCTTCCCGCCCGGGGTCCCGCTGGCGCTGTACATCATCGTCACGCCCATCGAGTTCGTCTCGACCTTCGTCCTGCGGCCGATCACGCTCACCCTCCGGCTGCTGATGAACATGGTCGTCGGGCACCTGCTGCTCGTCCTGTTCTTCACCGCCACCTCGTGGTTCCTCCTCGACGCGGGCGGCTGGTGGTCGCTCTTCGGCGTGGGGACCTTCGCCTTCGGCTTCGCTTTCACGCTCTTCGAGATCCTGGTGGCCGTCCTCCAGGCCTACGTCTTCGCACTGCTGACGGGTGTCTACATCCAGCTGGCCGTCGCAGAGGAACACTA
Above is a genomic segment from Leifsonia xyli subsp. xyli str. CTCB07 containing:
- the atpB gene encoding F0F1 ATP synthase subunit A, with amino-acid sequence MNLLVQAASSDDGSFQGPSINEFFPPTLFTIDGLEFNRIIVVRLIALVALILVFWLGTRRMKVVPGRFQSVVEMGLDFVRVNIAEDLLGRKDGRRFLPLLTTIFFMVLFFNLTGIVPFLNIAGTSVVALPMLLAIVAYIAFIYAGIRKSPKNFFKNALFPPGVPLALYIIVTPIEFVSTFVLRPITLTLRLLMNMVVGHLLLVLFFTATSWFLLDAGGWWSLFGVGTFAFGFAFTLFEILVAVLQAYVFALLTGVYIQLAVAEEH